One genomic segment of Culturomica massiliensis includes these proteins:
- a CDS encoding histone H1 produces MKELVSKIQEVYATFSTDAALQIEKGNKAAGTRARKTSLELEKLMKEFRKVSLEESKK; encoded by the coding sequence ATGAAAGAGTTGGTTTCAAAGATACAGGAAGTATATGCTACATTCTCCACGGATGCGGCACTTCAGATTGAAAAAGGCAACAAGGCCGCAGGTACCCGTGCCCGCAAGACTTCGTTGGAATTGGAAAAACTGATGAAAGAGTTTCGTAAGGTTTCCTTGGAAGAATCCAAGAAATAG
- a CDS encoding HU family DNA-binding protein, with protein MTKADIVREIATQTGLEKQVVLQVVEGFMDSVKSSMINGEEVYLRGFGSFIIKHRAEKTARNISRNTTVIVPAHNIPAFKPSKAFAGRMKSDK; from the coding sequence ATGACAAAAGCGGATATCGTCAGGGAAATAGCAACGCAGACCGGTCTGGAGAAGCAGGTCGTGTTACAAGTTGTCGAAGGATTCATGGATAGCGTAAAGTCTTCCATGATAAACGGCGAGGAGGTTTATCTTCGCGGCTTCGGCAGTTTCATCATCAAGCACCGTGCGGAAAAGACAGCACGCAACATAAGCAGGAATACCACGGTGATAGTGCCTGCCCACAATATCCCGGCATTCAAGCCGTCAAAAGCCTTTGCAGGAAGGATGAAATCAGACAAATAA
- a CDS encoding DUF5675 family protein has product MKLTLNRKFKGQTYTIGDLSIDGKFFCNTIEDAVRELPATCPDTPRGRSCTCKEKVYAKTAIPAGTYKVTLQYSPRYKKKMPYLHDVPHFLGILIHSGNTEVDSAGCIIVGKNTVKGKVLESRTTFQKLYAILESERDITIQIV; this is encoded by the coding sequence ATGAAGCTGACACTCAACCGCAAATTCAAAGGTCAGACCTATACCATAGGTGACCTGTCCATCGACGGCAAATTTTTCTGTAATACCATCGAAGATGCCGTGAGGGAACTTCCGGCAACCTGTCCGGATACTCCTCGCGGCCGTTCCTGTACCTGCAAGGAAAAGGTCTATGCCAAGACTGCCATTCCTGCCGGGACTTATAAAGTCACTCTTCAGTACAGTCCCAGGTACAAGAAGAAAATGCCATATCTGCATGATGTGCCGCATTTCCTCGGCATCCTGATCCATTCCGGCAATACCGAAGTCGATTCCGCCGGCTGTATCATCGTGGGAAAGAATACGGTCAAGGGAAAAGTTTTGGAATCCCGTACTACATTCCAAAAACTGTATGCTATACTCGAGTCCGAAAGGGACATAACCATTCAGATTGTATAA
- a CDS encoding phage integrase SAM-like domain-containing protein yields the protein MYTINIRGKQNPKDTKMVKLEIIFFKTGYARVPKVINITGLLKDWDVKSQSFRVGSAEATTKNKLLFDLRTKYLHVADTWEMEGRNWSPVQLSHCFDEIKAAKPEVKVKSVQQMIDYLEETFKNKKRIKNGQIVDSTTNAKRYVYLKRELQAFTKEKYEKAFSSYFFTDITEEFLLDFAFWLKERGIRNGNKAGLTHKLRLLRAVCRQAEKKEMYGVNMDNFLCLGDDINWPETTSRAVPETVIAKIANVDRTLFTKKEQLHLDLFLFSYYTGGMANVDVCNLTWDLVQEDRIVYERIKFPKTAKPELLSKAKAIMNKYRGQSYGNYVFPVFTHKHTTTSKKTTRVKQISTRLSQTLTKACKMLRIKENITWYSARGSFISKMVDAGNNPYVVAEMAGNSPLTIYKHYYKNTKREEIKRQMEEMF from the coding sequence ATGTACACGATTAACATCAGGGGTAAGCAGAACCCGAAAGACACCAAGATGGTCAAGCTGGAGATAATTTTCTTCAAGACCGGTTACGCCCGTGTGCCGAAGGTTATAAACATCACAGGGCTATTAAAAGACTGGGATGTCAAGTCTCAGAGTTTCCGTGTAGGGAGTGCGGAGGCCACTACCAAGAACAAACTGCTTTTCGATTTGCGAACCAAATATCTGCATGTCGCCGATACCTGGGAGATGGAAGGCAGGAACTGGTCGCCCGTCCAGCTATCACATTGCTTCGATGAAATCAAGGCGGCCAAACCCGAGGTCAAAGTAAAGAGTGTCCAGCAGATGATCGATTATCTTGAAGAGACATTCAAAAACAAGAAACGCATCAAGAACGGTCAGATTGTCGACAGCACGACCAATGCTAAACGGTATGTCTATCTCAAGCGTGAACTGCAGGCGTTTACAAAGGAAAAATATGAAAAAGCCTTTTCCTCTTATTTCTTTACGGATATTACAGAAGAGTTTCTTCTTGACTTTGCGTTTTGGCTTAAAGAAAGAGGTATCAGAAATGGCAACAAGGCCGGACTTACACACAAACTAAGGTTGCTCCGTGCCGTATGCAGGCAGGCAGAAAAGAAAGAGATGTACGGGGTGAATATGGATAACTTCCTCTGTCTCGGTGATGATATTAATTGGCCGGAAACCACTTCAAGAGCAGTTCCGGAAACAGTCATAGCTAAAATCGCAAATGTTGACCGTACCTTGTTTACGAAAAAAGAGCAGTTGCATCTTGATTTGTTCCTGTTCAGCTACTATACCGGAGGTATGGCGAATGTCGATGTATGTAACCTGACATGGGATTTGGTCCAGGAAGACCGCATCGTCTATGAACGTATCAAGTTTCCCAAAACAGCCAAACCGGAATTACTCAGTAAAGCAAAAGCCATCATGAATAAATACCGTGGGCAAAGTTATGGAAATTATGTATTTCCTGTTTTTACTCATAAACACACGACCACTTCCAAGAAGACTACACGTGTCAAGCAAATTTCCACACGCCTTTCACAAACCTTGACGAAAGCATGCAAGATGTTGCGCATTAAAGAAAACATCACATGGTATTCCGCCCGTGGCTCTTTCATATCGAAGATGGTAGATGCCGGTAATAATCCGTATGTGGTTGCAGAGATGGCTGGTAACAGCCCATTGACCATCTATAAGCATTACTACAAGAATACAAAGCGGGAAGAAATCAAGCGGCAGATGGAAGAAATGTTCTGA
- a CDS encoding phage terminase large subunit, giving the protein MAVNRLKPPRNLRIEFKPSPRQYELWKLLQPNYCPHCGGEIEQILIGYDQQGNPQYRPQCRHCKSQNLPQLILGGGAAGGGKSYIGSVWLVSSCIRFENIRAVVARKTLKSLKESTWNTIKSILKDWGLKEDTNYKINNLEGTLTFWNDSVIIMKEMADIPSDPNFERFGSSEYTIAMVDEVSEISERAVEVLFSRLRWRTHETFKTPRMLLTTNPTINWVRSRFVQDENGDKVICREGEAYIPFSVFDNPNIAFRQVYEAALNKIRDQATKERLLYGNWDFVEANDMAIYNSFDGSRHLVTGLKEKAYDPTKPLITVWDFNVAPQMSVLSAQIDYENRKVYILEEILGKPEEKENNTPALARKVRLKLYRDKHIGGVDVTGDPSGLQRSTTNEDGINNYTIITDTFGRGILRPKVKLLRKQPPQATRCEFVNEVFGGYEGWEIQIDIKCRKLTQDLIYQLRNEDGTKSKQKTTDPKTGVKYERYGHLSDCLDYLLCYYLRDSWYKFKSGGDGNGYVVSTSVIQEGFSY; this is encoded by the coding sequence ATGGCGGTCAACAGGCTCAAACCACCCAGAAACCTGCGCATCGAGTTCAAACCGTCCCCACGGCAGTATGAACTCTGGAAACTGTTGCAACCGAACTATTGTCCCCATTGTGGCGGGGAGATCGAGCAAATCCTTATCGGCTATGACCAGCAAGGCAACCCTCAGTACAGGCCCCAATGCAGGCATTGCAAGTCGCAGAACCTGCCGCAGCTGATACTGGGAGGCGGAGCGGCCGGCGGCGGAAAATCGTATATCGGCAGCGTTTGGCTGGTGTCTTCATGTATCCGGTTCGAGAATATCCGTGCGGTGGTGGCCCGTAAGACACTCAAGTCGTTGAAGGAATCGACATGGAATACCATCAAGTCGATTCTGAAGGATTGGGGACTGAAAGAGGATACAAACTACAAGATAAACAACCTCGAAGGCACGCTCACATTCTGGAATGACTCGGTCATCATCATGAAGGAGATGGCGGATATCCCCAGCGACCCCAACTTCGAGCGTTTCGGCTCTTCGGAATACACCATCGCCATGGTGGACGAGGTGTCGGAAATCTCGGAACGGGCCGTCGAAGTGCTGTTCTCCCGTCTCCGCTGGAGAACCCATGAGACATTCAAGACTCCGAGAATGCTGCTCACCACCAATCCGACGATTAACTGGGTGCGTTCCCGCTTCGTGCAGGACGAAAACGGAGACAAGGTCATCTGCCGCGAGGGTGAAGCGTATATACCTTTTTCCGTGTTTGACAACCCGAATATCGCTTTCCGTCAGGTGTACGAGGCGGCCCTGAACAAGATCCGGGATCAGGCGACAAAGGAACGCCTGCTCTATGGCAACTGGGATTTCGTGGAAGCCAACGATATGGCGATTTATAACAGTTTCGACGGCTCCCGGCATCTCGTTACCGGACTGAAAGAAAAAGCATACGATCCGACCAAGCCGCTCATCACGGTGTGGGACTTCAATGTTGCCCCCCAAATGTCGGTGCTCTCCGCACAAATAGACTATGAAAACAGGAAGGTCTATATACTGGAAGAGATACTCGGCAAGCCGGAGGAAAAGGAGAACAACACACCTGCGTTGGCACGGAAAGTACGCTTAAAACTTTACCGGGACAAGCATATCGGCGGAGTGGATGTGACCGGTGACCCTTCCGGGTTACAACGCTCCACCACCAACGAGGACGGCATCAACAACTATACCATCATCACGGACACTTTCGGCAGAGGAATCCTGCGACCGAAGGTAAAGCTATTACGCAAGCAGCCTCCGCAGGCTACACGGTGCGAGTTCGTCAACGAGGTATTCGGGGGCTATGAAGGCTGGGAGATACAAATCGATATCAAATGTCGCAAACTTACCCAGGATCTGATTTACCAGCTTCGTAACGAGGACGGTACCAAGAGCAAACAGAAGACCACCGACCCGAAAACCGGTGTCAAATATGAACGGTACGGGCACTTGTCCGACTGCCTTGACTACCTGCTCTGTTACTACCTGCGTGACAGCTGGTACAAGTTCAAGAGCGGAGGCGACGGGAACGGGTATGTGGTATCCACATCGGTAATTCAGGAAGGATTTTCATACTAA